DNA from Colletotrichum higginsianum IMI 349063 chromosome 7 map unlocalized unitig_7, whole genome shotgun sequence:
TACTTGAGAACGCAAAAGTGTTTCTGTTACATGTCAAGGCCTTCAAGACACAACTCACTGGACGTGTTGGTGGACGAGGCTCATGCCAGCCTCGTGGCATAAAACAATCCACGACCTCCACTTGGACATTGCTTGAGTAGTCTTAGAAATCAGGCACGGCATGTGGTACGCTTAGGATGTACAGGGCGATCAGAAGGACTCGGTCCCATCTCACGTCACGAGGAACAAAGGTCGTTATGGATTTCAGAAAGTGCAGACTCACAGAAGCCAAGGAAGTCCAAGAGTTGGTGTTTCGTGCGTGAAAGGGACAGGGCGAGTCTTGAGGCTCGAGGCTGATttgagctcgacgaggtcggaAGCCGTGGTGCGTGTCAAGAGAACCGCGGCCGTGCTTTTTTCCTAGATCTGTATATCAGGACTTCTCACGACTACCATGTTGCTTTCTGTCTGGGATGGGTTTGGGACATGAGATGGCGGTTTCTGGCCGACGACATCCAGCAGGAGGTAGAGGGGAAGAGAATCCCAAGTTCTGCTCTGACACTATGGCCGTTTACAATTCGCCAGACGGCACTGACCATCAACAACTATGTCTCGATCGAACGAAAAGTCCCAAGGAAAGAAAACGAAGAGTTCTTCTACAAGCTGTTCATTTGTTCAGGACGCCGCTGACATTCTCAACCGCTTAAATGCCCGTCATCTTTCCAAAAGAAAAAGCCTGGAAGGGACCATCATCGTCACGAAACCTCTCCCCCGAATGGCTTAGGCTTTACCACCGTGGTCCACTCGCCCCCATCACAAACAACTCCTGTGCTTTGGACTACAGACGATGCTCCAATCCAATGCAGCTAGAGACCGAGTTGACATGGTTTTCCCGGATGGGGGATCCTGCCCGGAATGTCGTGTTTGCTGTGACCCCGACCTGGACGATGAAAACCCCCCGAGAGGTGCCAAGTTCGTCGTGTCAGCGTCGGGTTTCGTCCCAACAATTCCCGCCTCAGACACACACAAAGAcccttcgtcctcgtcgagagcCGGTACGTGTTTGCCGACGAGCCGCGGGCATTGTTGTTTTGCTCAATCGAGGCAGGTTAGTACCCGATGAGCTCGTGCTTGCTTGCCCGTcctccccacccccctctgATGTTTCGTCTGAACACCGACTCGGTCTGAGGCAGGAAGAGTGGCAgccctcttctctctctcatttcTTCGAATGACAGATTTGTCCCGGCCGGTTTGATTCACTCTTGCGGTCTGgtccgaggacgatgacggaccAGGGTCGGCTGACATCTTCAAAGTCGCAGGACATGAGAGCGAGGGGATATCTGAACGACTTGATGGGGCCGCAAGTCCTCCATCGTGAACGGCCCGAAGACCTGATGCCTGTACAGACCATATAGTCGGCGCATTTGTCTATCACACGAtcgggccggcggcgggtaTCCAAATTGTTATTGTTTTAGTGCCGTCTGTCCGGCACATGCAGCCAAGACATGTGTACACATATTTGTTTGAAGCGGATCAACATGGTGTACTTTCTGTGTACCTCCGGTCCGCTGCTTGACGATCATGTCTGCTAGTTGCAGCAGAAATGCGTTTGCTCATCCACCTGATCGACCGGAAGAAGAAGTGAGAGGCTTGCCCGCAGGCCAAAGCCACAACCACAACGGCTTTGCGTGAAAGCCTGGGCCGCACAGTCTGTTCGCGTCTTCATTGGCGCCATGGTGCCGACGTGGAGTGACCAAAGCCGGGGGATTTACACCTTGTGAAGGAGTAGGTCCGGCCGCAGTCCTTCGGGCTGCCCGAAGAGTTTCTGGGCGCTTTAGTCTAGATGATCAACTTCCTACCCACCCGTGTAGAGCATTCTTTGGACGTCCCGCTACGCCCCTTCCTGATTCCCAGAAGCTCTATGGCAAACTAGCAGGGTGAACAATGTAGGCACCTTTCCGCGGCTCTCTCTACAATGGCAAGTTGGAGACGAGATCTGCCTCCCCATTCAAGAAGAGATGTTGAAATGACACTGTCGAAACCCATCCCCATTGGGAGAAGCGTCTTCCCAAATGTAGAAGTTGTATAGTGAAGAACATTCCGGATATCTTTCGCTATAGTATCGGGGGCTGTCAACTGCGActtgttgccgccgctcCTCAAAAGTCCATGAGCAGCTGCGGCGCAATCTTCTCCAAGTCTTCGACCTAAACCACACCGTCAGTCGTCTGCACCCTCTCGAGACAGGAAACACGCGCCCGAACTCACCTCGAGGAAGCCACCGGGCCTCTCGTGAACACACCGCGCGATGGCCTCCCGGACAAAGATGTCCATATACCTGCCCGCCGCTGCGTTCGCGTCCTTGCTGAGCCGCgtgtcgtccttctcgaAGAACAGGTGGAGGAGCCGCGTCAGCAGCTCGGGCGGGATGGTGTTATCGGGCGCCTCGGCGCTttcaccctcctcctcctcttcctcctcctccgctgcctcctcgacatcgtcctcgtcgacgacgacccgcGTCGCCGCGTCGCTGTCGGAGAGTTCAAAAGGCCCCGACTTCTTTCGCGCGGGCTGCTGAGTGGCCTTCCGCTTCGTgcctgcggcggcggtttCTTGAGACTTGGCGGGACGACCGCGCTTCGCGGGCTGTGCTGACTGTCTTGGCATTCTGGAGGTTTGGTCTCGTCACAATAGATCACAATAAAAGGGAAGCGCGTTCGTGTTGTCGGGGAAGATGAAGGCTCGAGAAGTTCGGGACGATGCTGGCTgcctggctggctggttggtTGTCTTCCCAGGTGACGAGATTTCGTTGGTAGTCGCAAGCAGTCGAGTAACGACAGGAGTTCCACGTGTCGAAGGTGTGATAACCCACTTCCCCAAGCAAAATGTCAAGGGGGTGCGTTCGCTGAAGTGCGAGATCTGATCTGACTTCGGATCAGGCGATCAGGGCGGGGAGCATGTGGGGTGGGAGCGAGACGCGACTGTCACCGTCACTGCGGAGGTGTAGACGCGCATCACGACACTAGCGCCATTGACCAATCACGTCGACGCAACTTGGGATCTGGCAAACTCTCAACGCCACgtctcatcatcgtcatcatcactAAATCATCATCTACACACATTGTGCCGAAGAATGAAACTCGTTCATTCAAATCACAGAGCACGAGTAGTTGGAAACCTTCAATCTTAGAAACAAAGAAATCTTCCTATTGTACCACGGAAGTCTATCAATTCATGCAAGACCAAGGAAAATCCACGCCAGGATAAACCAGAAGCCAGTCGAGTCCGGCGGAGAAAGAGGTTGCGTGAACAAATGCAATCGAGAATTGCTTTAGTGTACAAATTACAGTGGATTAGGTAGCAAGCAAAGCTCTTCAGGTCATGTAAGAGAACGCCTTGCCATATGCCAGTCTAAACCACGAAGGACTGGCCGACGCAGACGAGCCACCTTTTGTGGCGTCCGCATCCAAAGTCCCTCCGCAACTTCCATCTCACCCCTTTTGTCAACCGAATCCTCATCTGATCCTAGCCAGCCACGAATCCCCACAGCCCGGGTATTCGCCAACTGCCAACCCGCCACCGATGAAGAGTTTATACACGAAGAGGTGTCAAGGCATTTAGCCGGAGCCACCCTTGAAGGCCTTGCCGAAGAGCAGGACCTGGAGCTGGTCGTAGATGGACAGGACACCAGCACCGGCAACACCACGGAGGATGTTGGCACCAGCACCCTTGAAGAGAGACTTGACACCCTCCTTGGCGATGATCTGCTTGCCGGCGTCGAAAGAGCTCTTGTACTTGACGGCCTCACCAGAGGTCATCATCATGCGACGACGGATGGTGTCAAGGGGGTAAGAGGCGATACcagcggcggtggtgacgCACCATCCGAGAGCGAAAGAGGCAAGGAAGTTGTTGGCGAGGTTACCGGTGAGGACGACGGGCTTGATGGAGTCGTAGAGACCGAAGTAGAGACCACGGTAGACGACGATACCAGCGACGGAGGGCATGAAACCACGGTAGAGACCGGCAATACCGTCAGAGGCGAGGGTCTTGCGGTAGACGTCAACGAGGCCGTTGAACTGGCGCTCACCACCCTTCTTGGCAGACTTGGCGTCGTTGGCCAGACGGGTACGGGCGTAGTCGAGGGAGtagacgaagaggagggaagTGGCACCAGCAGCCTGCATTCAATGTCAGTCGACTTGTTTCGTGAAGTGCAAGAGAAGGGGAAACATACACCACCGGAGGCCAGGTTACCAGCCATCCACCACGCGTAGCCGTCGCGCTCCTTCTTGAAGCCGAACATCTTCTTGAACTTGTCACGGAAAGCGAAGTTCAAGGCCTGGGTGGGGAAGTAACGGATGACGTTGGCAGTGTTGCCACGCCACAGAGACATGAcaccctcgtcggcggcggtacGACGGAAGCAgtcggcgatgccgtcgtaCTTGCGGTCGAGACGACCCTGCTTAAGCATCTCATCCTATGAGGCTGTTAGTTGCGGTTCATGAGCTTCATGATAGCTGGCACAGTGGACCAAGGTCACGTGTCATTGCGTATTGACACTACACCGGGAAGACCCGGATGACCTTTGGCTGACCACTTGTCAACATCGGGTACAGAGAGTTTTCACTGACCTGGTTCTGGATGAGGAGCTTGATACGCTCGAtgggggcagcagcagtcttGGAGACAGCGGCAGAGACACCTCCCACTGTAGGAATCTGTTAGCGATCATTCGGATGATTTGGTTCGTTGTATCGCGCCGTCCACATCAGCTCGCCGAAGTCGGTGGCTGACGAGTGACATTGACACGGCAACGTCATTGATGGTAGAACATACTGAGGAAGTCAGCCACGAAGGGCTAGAAGATAAAAGTTAGCACATTGATTCAATGGGTGTATCAATTCCAACCAGCGCTCAAGAAAATTCTCGGCCTCCGTCCATCGGTGCATTCAGCGGCGGCGATAAGCCGAGCATTGGCCATTGTCGTATCGAACGAGGCCCATCAGGTCGAGATGGGCCGCCTCTTGATGAAACCAGAGTTGGAAGTCGATGGCCATAGAGAGTAGACCGACGATGGATGGAAGtaacgtcgccggcgagggaaTTCTTTCTTTTCGCGCAGGCTCGGGATAAAAGGAGACGGGGGTGATAGCTTACCGGCATGCCCAGAACCTTCTGGTCGGTAGGAGGAGACATTTTGGCTGTGGGTTTCTTCTCAAAAGATCAACCTCAGAGAAAAGAATGAGCGGAGATGGACGGAGGAGTAGAAGGAGATGTGAAGACGGAAGGGCGAGTCGAGAGAATTTAAGTGCTCCGACGGTAGCAGGTTtgagggagggaaaaaaaaattCCTGCAGGGTGGCCGAAGAAGGAACAGCTTTTGAGCGAATCTTTCCGGGCCGCGCTAAACAAGGAGCACCGACCACCTCGGGACAGGGCCAGGGTGCGTGAGTGCGTGAGAGGTGGGTGGAAAAGCGGGCCCCCCTTTCGCTGGCGGCCCTCCAGACTCCAGACAGTCCCAGTATGCCCACTGTCCAGCGTCTTCCCTCTCCAGTGTCGGGTGGGTCGACGCCCCCCAAGCTCGCTGGGAAGGtgcagcgccagcgccagcgaTAGGagaggtgaggtgaggttTTTCTTTGGCCGGGCAACTGTTGCCTCAGGCCGAAGCGCTAGTTTGCCATGGAATTGAGATACCGGTTCACCCCGAGATTTGCACGGGGACTCCGCTGcaggctctctctctctctgtgtgtgtgtgtgtgtgtgtgtctgaCGGGAGGACAATGTGTTTTTAGCGCTCGTTAGCTGGGCTCTGGGCTGCTTCGTTTGTCTCGTAGCGGAAGCTGTCAAGTCCAGACAGCAACTCCCGCTGTAGTCACAGACTTGATGAATAGGGGCATTTGGGCAGTCTCAAATGAGACTGACGcttgggggggagagagagatgatgGCTCGGATCATCAAGGTGCTGTTGATCGAATTGCATACGGGATTGACGATCTGAACATAAGGTGCCAAACAGCAGAAGCATAGCCGGACGGCCGGTCAGCCTACTGACCTCTGCTTAATGAAATTCCATTCCAAGCCTCTTTGTCCGTCTATGTGAACGTAGATGACACTCCAATATCATGTCCTGTCGTGTTCCAGAACCACTGGCATCACCAGCCAGTGTGCTTCCTCTCGTGAACATGATTTATGGCTGTTTGTTGTCCAAGTCTAGCCGGGAGTGCGGAAACATAGCATCCAGGGCTATCTGCCGTGGCAACCAGACATTACTGATGGATATTTCAATGTCATCAGCATCCCCCCTTCTAGCCCCTTCATCCCGAGCAAGATGTCTCCCATGTCCCGGTGCCAAGCTCGAATGGCTGGGTCAGGTACCCTCCTGGGGTCTGTCTGGTAACCCGCAAAATTGCAGCGCCCAATCCTTtgagccgccgccgctaaTTCGCAATCCGCCATCCGCCATTGACCTGCATCCAGACAGCCGAGCttaaaaaaagaaagagaaaaaccACACATGCTCCAGAAGGTCAGGGGGGCGGCCCTGGTCGGCCGAGTCAAGTCTCCTCGCTGGCCTCGGGTCAATACAGCGAAAACGGCAGGTCTTCCAGTGCCCGCGTCCCGTCGTCCCTTTCGTGTGCGACGTGAGGTACGGACGAAGGTATTGAAAACGTACCCGTACGGCAGGTAGAGCACTCACAtgctcgagaaggacgcATAGGATAGTCAGTACTCGATTCAAACAGGCTAGCCGGCTGGATGCGAAACCGCCGTACGAAGTATGTAAATGATGAAGCAGATCTATGGATACGGTCCACGCCGCCCAATATAAATTTTCGCCATCCTTGAAAGGGAGACACGGAAGGCGTCTTTTTCGCCTTCTCGAAAGCCGCTAGCAAAGCCGAGGGATTCCTATTCCTGTTGACACCTTGCATGTCCGCGTCGTACCGGGGTGGAAGCAATTGAGTTCTCATGGCAAAGGACAGACCGAACAGAGACGCTGGCTAGCCGCATGCAATGGGCACGAATGAGATAAGTGTGGCCGCTATCAAGTATCAACACACGAACCCAACGTCAAACTTCCGTCAGAAACGTCACGTGTTCCTTACTCGTACGCGGCGGCATCCCAAAACGAGAGGCGGCGAAGCCGGTCTGGGAACTTGCCAGCTGTGTCACCATGTTTGCAGTCTCGGAGCGAGTCGTCTACTCTGTTAATCCGGTAGTCAGGTAGCAGCCTGATCACAGATAGCCTCTTGGGCAAAAAGCGAATGAACGACCAAACATACGAACAACCAAGCTTGGATTGGCTGGGATGCCATTCCGCGAAGCCTCGGAACCCCAAGCCCCAAGCGCGGGAGACCGGGAGAGCGGGAAGAGGGATTGATGGGGACCATTGGAAGGATGGCTTTCGATGTGGATTGTCTCTCTGCCAGCTCAGCTTCTCCTATTTCGACATGGGTCCCCGTGTGAAAATAAAGACCGATCGGTCTGA
Protein-coding regions in this window:
- a CDS encoding ADP,ATP carrier protein; amino-acid sequence: MSPPTDQKVLGMPPFVADFLMGGVSAAVSKTAAAPIERIKLLIQNQDEMLKQGRLDRKYDGIADCFRRTAADEGVMSLWRGNTANVIRYFPTQALNFAFRDKFKKMFGFKKERDGYAWWMAGNLASGGAAGATSLLFVYSLDYARTRLANDAKSAKKGGERQFNGLVDVYRKTLASDGIAGLYRGFMPSVAGIVVYRGLYFGLYDSIKPVVLTGNLANNFLASFALGWCVTTAAGIASYPLDTIRRRMMMTSGEAVKYKSSFDAGKQIIAKEGVKSLFKGAGANILRGVAGAGVLSIYDQLQVLLFGKAFKGGSG